From Natrinema amylolyticum, the proteins below share one genomic window:
- the trpA gene encoding tryptophan synthase subunit alpha: protein MSEYDSDVEAAIRENHPALITYITAGDPSLEDTKAYVEALDRGGSDLIELGLPFSEPIAEGATIQAAINRALAAGTTPEGFFELVADLETEAPLLVMTYYNMILQYGDEPDVRPFVERAAEAGLSGIIVPDLPAEEAGPLRRACDDNGLDLVFIIAPTTEGERLDAIMSQVSGFAYVQARLGTTGARANVSGATHDSLARLSEYDVPKAVGFGVSEGDHAAEIIEAGADGVIVGSALVDIIASSDDPSDAVDALEAKARELKRGARRGADAVTDDPEERPEPEQP, encoded by the coding sequence GTGAGCGAGTACGACAGCGACGTCGAAGCGGCCATCCGCGAGAACCACCCCGCGCTGATCACCTACATCACGGCGGGCGACCCCTCGCTCGAGGACACGAAGGCGTACGTCGAGGCCCTCGACCGGGGCGGCTCGGACCTGATCGAACTCGGGCTTCCGTTCTCGGAGCCGATCGCGGAAGGGGCGACCATTCAGGCCGCAATCAACCGCGCACTCGCCGCCGGCACGACCCCCGAGGGCTTCTTCGAGTTGGTCGCCGACCTCGAGACAGAGGCGCCGCTGCTGGTGATGACGTATTATAACATGATATTGCAGTACGGTGACGAGCCCGACGTGAGGCCGTTCGTGGAGCGGGCCGCTGAAGCCGGCCTCTCGGGGATCATCGTCCCCGACCTCCCCGCCGAGGAGGCGGGCCCGCTGCGCCGCGCCTGCGACGACAACGGTCTCGACCTCGTCTTCATCATCGCGCCGACGACCGAGGGCGAGCGTCTGGACGCCATCATGTCCCAGGTCTCCGGCTTCGCCTACGTGCAGGCCCGCCTCGGGACGACCGGTGCGCGTGCGAACGTATCGGGTGCGACCCACGACAGCCTCGCGCGACTCTCGGAGTACGACGTCCCCAAAGCGGTCGGGTTCGGCGTCAGCGAGGGGGACCACGCGGCCGAGATCATCGAGGCCGGAGCCGACGGCGTCATCGTCGGTAGCGCACTCGTCGACATAATAGCCTCGAGCGACGATCCGAGCGACGCGGTCGACGCACTCGAGGCCAAAGCCCGAGAACTCAAACGCGGTGCGCGTCGCGGCGCGGATGCCGTCACGGACGATCCTGAAGAACGACCGGAACCAGAACAGCCATAA
- the trpB gene encoding tryptophan synthase subunit beta, translating to MSTERERDGESDSGRTGTFGEYGGQYVPEALMPAVQELEDAYERYVLENEDGFMDEFRERMRDFGGRPTPLQRADRLSERYDREIYLKREDLLHGGAHKLNNALGQVLLAKYMGKERIIAETGAGQHGTATAMAAAHLDMPCEIYMGRTDVNRQRPNVYRMRMNGAEVNPVEAGSGTLKEAINETMRDWATTVERTHYVIGSVVGPHPFPKMVRDFQAVIGDEARKQIREKAGRLPDSVVACAGGGSNTMGTFHAFVPDEAVDLYAVEAGGSSLEIDEDEGLAPNSATLSTGTDGVLHGAMTKLLQSTDGQIMESHSVSAGLDYAGVGPELSHLVETGRVTPASVDDEDALNGFHRLSRLEGIIPALESSHALGYLERAAGTAADTSSGQSPRDEAHEDLGDLVVVNVSGRGDKDLETVLEETEKRDLEAAPDVEVFDS from the coding sequence ATGAGCACGGAACGCGAGCGCGACGGCGAGAGTGACTCCGGACGGACGGGCACGTTCGGAGAGTACGGCGGTCAGTACGTCCCCGAGGCGCTGATGCCGGCCGTCCAGGAACTCGAGGACGCCTACGAGCGCTACGTCCTGGAGAACGAGGACGGCTTCATGGACGAGTTTCGCGAGCGGATGCGCGATTTCGGCGGGCGGCCGACGCCGCTCCAGCGAGCGGATCGGCTGAGCGAGCGCTACGACCGCGAGATCTATCTCAAGCGCGAGGACCTCCTCCACGGCGGGGCCCACAAGCTCAATAACGCGCTCGGGCAGGTCCTGCTGGCCAAGTACATGGGCAAGGAGCGGATCATCGCCGAGACCGGCGCGGGCCAACACGGCACCGCGACGGCGATGGCCGCGGCCCACCTCGACATGCCCTGCGAGATCTACATGGGCCGAACGGACGTCAACCGCCAGCGTCCGAACGTCTACCGGATGCGGATGAACGGGGCCGAGGTGAACCCAGTCGAGGCCGGCAGCGGCACGCTGAAGGAGGCGATCAACGAGACGATGCGCGACTGGGCGACCACCGTCGAGCGGACCCACTACGTGATCGGCTCCGTCGTCGGCCCACATCCGTTCCCGAAGATGGTCCGGGACTTTCAGGCCGTCATCGGCGACGAAGCCCGGAAACAGATCCGAGAGAAGGCCGGACGACTGCCCGACAGCGTCGTCGCCTGCGCGGGCGGCGGCTCGAACACGATGGGGACGTTCCACGCGTTCGTTCCGGACGAAGCGGTCGACCTCTACGCCGTCGAGGCCGGCGGCTCGAGCCTCGAGATCGACGAAGACGAGGGCCTCGCGCCCAACTCCGCGACGCTCTCGACGGGCACCGACGGCGTCCTCCACGGCGCGATGACGAAGCTCCTCCAGAGCACCGACGGCCAGATCATGGAGTCCCACAGCGTCAGCGCGGGGCTGGACTACGCCGGCGTCGGCCCCGAACTCTCGCATCTCGTCGAGACCGGCCGGGTCACACCGGCGAGCGTCGACGACGAGGACGCGCTCAACGGCTTCCACCGGCTCTCGCGACTCGAGGGGATCATCCCGGCGCTCGAGTCGAGTCACGCGCTCGGGTATCTGGAGCGCGCGGCGGGAACCGCCGCGGATACGTCGAGCGGGCAAAGCCCGCGAGACGAGGCACACGAGGACCTCGGCGATCTCGTGGTCGTCAACGTCTCCGGCCGCGGGGATAAGGACTTGGAGACCGTGTTAGAGGAGACCGAGAAGCGCGATCTCGAGGCCGCGCCGGACGTCGAGGTGTTCGACTCGTGA
- the trpC gene encoding indole-3-glycerol phosphate synthase, with translation MNSDTELAPAVQSILEAARERAGGEGVVDVDARSLPDALADAEADGRVPVIAEVKPTSPTAEGTRDDDPVELARAMVDGGAAAISVLTEPTHFGGSPEALTRIREAVDVPVLRKDFVVEEDGMDVVEADLLLLIVRFVDDLENLVAAARERGFQPLVEVHDRAELETALEAGAEIIGVNNRDLAKLEVDLETFESVAPDAPDDVTLIAESGVGSPADVRRMRAAGADALLVGSAIMDHGAGDSDVTANTRRLTRAESADAADSTETETT, from the coding sequence ATGAACTCCGATACGGAGCTCGCCCCCGCGGTGCAGTCGATACTCGAGGCCGCTCGGGAGCGCGCCGGCGGTGAGGGCGTCGTCGACGTGGACGCGCGCTCGCTGCCCGACGCGCTGGCCGACGCCGAGGCCGACGGGCGAGTCCCAGTGATCGCGGAGGTGAAACCGACCAGTCCGACGGCCGAGGGGACTCGAGACGACGACCCCGTCGAACTGGCGCGAGCGATGGTCGACGGCGGCGCGGCGGCGATCTCGGTGCTCACGGAGCCGACCCACTTCGGCGGCTCGCCCGAGGCGCTGACCCGCATTCGGGAGGCCGTCGACGTGCCGGTCCTGCGCAAGGACTTCGTCGTCGAGGAGGACGGGATGGACGTCGTCGAAGCGGACCTGTTACTGCTGATCGTCAGGTTCGTCGATGACCTCGAAAACCTCGTCGCGGCCGCCCGCGAGCGCGGCTTTCAGCCCCTCGTAGAGGTCCACGACCGCGCGGAACTCGAGACGGCGCTCGAGGCGGGCGCGGAGATCATCGGCGTGAACAACCGCGATCTGGCGAAGCTCGAGGTCGACCTCGAAACCTTCGAGTCGGTCGCGCCCGATGCTCCTGATGACGTGACGCTGATCGCCGAGAGCGGCGTCGGCTCGCCGGCGGACGTGCGACGGATGCGGGCGGCGGGCGCCGACGCCCTCCTGGTCGGCAGCGCCATCATGGACCACGGCGCGGGCGACAGCGACGTGACGGCGAACACGCGGCGACTCACGCGAGCGGAATCGGCGGACGCTGCGGACTCGACGGAGACTGAGACAACATGA
- a CDS encoding MGMT family protein: protein MEDVTDAGIYARESPYLDRYVQLGAASGRVLSVSFPEIPDDNAEDDHPILDRIFEYLDGLEEITFDDVQVAMTMPTDQRAVLEGVQSIPYGDQVTVETLARMTSGLDHRDEDDIILVRTALDENPAPLLIPDHRVRDGPSAAPPDVEQKLRSLEGL from the coding sequence ATGGAGGACGTTACGGACGCTGGAATCTACGCACGGGAATCGCCGTATCTCGACCGGTACGTCCAGCTCGGAGCCGCCAGCGGACGGGTCCTGAGCGTTTCGTTCCCCGAGATCCCCGACGACAACGCCGAGGACGACCATCCAATTCTCGATCGAATCTTCGAGTACCTCGACGGCCTCGAGGAGATCACCTTCGACGACGTGCAGGTCGCGATGACGATGCCGACCGACCAACGGGCGGTCCTCGAGGGCGTCCAGTCGATCCCGTACGGCGATCAGGTCACCGTCGAGACGCTCGCCCGGATGACCTCCGGGCTCGATCACCGGGACGAAGACGACATCATCCTGGTCCGAACCGCGCTCGACGAGAATCCGGCCCCGCTCCTGATTCCCGACCACCGCGTGCGCGACGGCCCCAGCGCCGCGCCGCCGGACGTCGAGCAGAAGCTGCGGTCGCTCGAGGGACTCTAA
- a CDS encoding NUDIX hydrolase, which translates to MTGRRLTLEPVADYEPTEIGDQEYDAAVLAPIVDRDGEDHLLFTRRADHLGEHPGQMSFPGGGAEPEDETILETALREANEEIGLESSEAEIVGQLDDIRTVTEYAVTPFVAHVPDREYVRDESEVAEIVVLPLSGLLDPANYEYERRSHPYYGEIVIHYFRVNGYTVWGATGRILVQLLELATDFEAPEKVDRSEF; encoded by the coding sequence ATGACGGGCCGGAGACTGACGCTCGAGCCGGTCGCGGACTACGAGCCGACCGAGATCGGCGACCAGGAGTACGACGCGGCGGTTCTCGCGCCGATCGTCGACCGCGACGGCGAGGACCACCTGCTGTTCACCCGACGAGCCGACCACCTCGGGGAGCATCCCGGACAGATGAGTTTTCCCGGGGGCGGAGCCGAGCCAGAAGACGAGACGATACTCGAGACCGCGCTCCGGGAGGCCAACGAGGAGATCGGCCTCGAGTCGAGTGAAGCCGAAATCGTCGGCCAGCTCGACGACATTCGGACGGTCACCGAGTACGCCGTCACGCCGTTCGTCGCCCACGTCCCCGATCGGGAGTACGTCCGCGACGAGAGCGAGGTCGCCGAGATCGTCGTCCTCCCGCTGTCGGGGCTGCTCGACCCGGCCAACTACGAGTACGAGCGCCGCTCCCATCCCTACTACGGCGAGATCGTCATCCACTACTTCCGCGTGAACGGCTACACCGTCTGGGGTGCGACCGGCCGAATTCTGGTGCAGTTGCTCGAGTTGGCGACGGATTTCGAAGCGCCCGAGAAGGTCGATCGGTCGGAGTTCTGA
- a CDS encoding DUF7109 family protein: protein MDATADELAGVVDLFGGLTRGELERALAEAAYRADGRSVEDAALDAAVDAALESFALVRYAPAGADDPPTADDEALLVAGPTAFPTVPDHAEDVPHILDVERRRLDREALGETARERVLEAADEAVAAADEDRIRTLIDVSYDVEAWAPVDLTDERRRLEDALEE, encoded by the coding sequence ATGGACGCGACCGCCGACGAACTGGCCGGCGTGGTCGACCTCTTCGGCGGGTTGACCCGCGGAGAACTCGAGCGGGCGCTCGCCGAGGCCGCCTACCGCGCCGACGGACGGTCCGTCGAGGACGCGGCCCTCGACGCGGCCGTCGACGCGGCCCTCGAGTCGTTCGCGCTCGTTCGGTACGCTCCCGCGGGCGCGGACGACCCGCCGACCGCGGACGACGAGGCGCTGCTGGTCGCCGGCCCGACGGCCTTTCCGACGGTGCCGGACCACGCGGAGGACGTGCCCCACATCTTGGACGTCGAGCGGCGGCGACTCGATCGCGAGGCGCTCGGCGAGACGGCCCGCGAACGCGTGCTCGAGGCCGCCGACGAGGCCGTCGCCGCGGCGGATGAAGACCGGATCCGGACCCTGATCGACGTCAGTTACGACGTCGAGGCGTGGGCCCCGGTCGATCTCACGGACGAACGGCGGCGACTGGAGGACGCCCTCGAGGAATGA
- a CDS encoding glycosyl transferase family 2: MEYVQERIATLHEFGDGDGGAGGDLAREAAAAVAETAVIVPMTGREYESPAAERVLAELERLEPAPAAVFVPVRAESDRIGPFREWLGSFALPTRVLWCNAPGVDDVLADAGLGGEFGKGRDVWLALGPAADAADAVVVHDADARSYEADHVRRLLAPLTMGFDFSKGYYARVERGRLYGRLFRLFYEPLLRALADAHDAPIVDYLGAFRYALAGEFAASSRLARRLRAPRAWGLEVGTLGDAYEIAGFGGSAQVDLGRHEHDHRAVAGDAGLEGMSREVAATLLGVLEERGVDPAYETLSERYRAAGEELIDQYRADAAFNGLEYDPASEREQVSRYAESIAPPGPDARLPRWTDAPFAPGDVLAAARPWREHRVGSRSQD, translated from the coding sequence ATGGAGTACGTCCAGGAGCGGATCGCCACGCTCCACGAGTTCGGTGACGGGGACGGGGGCGCGGGTGGCGACCTCGCCCGCGAAGCCGCCGCTGCGGTCGCCGAGACGGCCGTCATCGTCCCGATGACCGGCCGCGAGTACGAGAGCCCCGCCGCCGAACGCGTCCTCGCGGAACTCGAGCGCCTCGAGCCGGCACCCGCTGCAGTCTTCGTCCCCGTCCGAGCCGAATCCGACCGAATCGGGCCGTTTCGAGAGTGGCTCGGCTCGTTCGCACTGCCGACTCGGGTCCTCTGGTGTAACGCGCCCGGCGTCGACGACGTGCTCGCCGACGCGGGACTGGGCGGCGAGTTCGGGAAGGGACGCGATGTCTGGCTCGCGCTCGGTCCCGCCGCGGACGCCGCCGACGCGGTCGTCGTCCACGACGCCGACGCCCGCAGCTACGAGGCCGACCACGTCCGTCGCCTGCTCGCCCCCCTGACGATGGGCTTCGACTTCTCGAAGGGGTACTACGCGCGCGTCGAGCGCGGTCGCCTCTACGGACGCCTCTTCCGACTGTTCTACGAACCGTTACTCCGAGCCCTCGCGGACGCCCACGACGCACCGATCGTCGACTACCTCGGCGCGTTTCGGTACGCGCTGGCCGGCGAGTTCGCCGCGAGTTCCCGCCTCGCGCGGCGGCTTCGCGCACCCCGGGCGTGGGGGCTCGAGGTCGGGACGCTCGGCGACGCCTACGAGATCGCCGGCTTCGGCGGCTCCGCGCAGGTCGATCTCGGTCGTCACGAACACGACCACCGCGCGGTCGCCGGGGACGCGGGCCTCGAGGGGATGAGCCGGGAAGTCGCGGCCACGCTGTTGGGCGTGCTCGAGGAACGCGGCGTCGATCCCGCGTACGAGACTCTGTCCGAGCGGTATCGGGCCGCCGGCGAGGAGCTGATCGACCAGTATCGCGCGGACGCCGCGTTCAACGGACTGGAGTACGACCCCGCGAGCGAACGGGAGCAGGTGTCTCGCTACGCCGAGTCGATCGCACCGCCGGGTCCGGACGCGCGCCTGCCGCGGTGGACCGACGCCCCGTTCGCACCGGGCGACGTGCTCGCGGCGGCCCGACCCTGGCGAGAGCACCGCGTCGGCTCGCGCTCGCAAGACTAA
- a CDS encoding HVO_0758 family zinc finger protein: MKSVRKALRAGDLEKDTYDRLVCGECEKPLKTENDPDEIKTVRICPDCGAEWKEIR; the protein is encoded by the coding sequence ATGAAATCAGTCCGGAAGGCGCTCCGCGCCGGCGACCTCGAGAAGGACACCTACGATCGGCTCGTTTGTGGCGAGTGCGAGAAGCCGCTGAAGACCGAAAACGACCCGGACGAGATCAAGACGGTCCGCATCTGCCCCGACTGCGGGGCGGAGTGGAAGGAGATTCGCTAG
- a CDS encoding PfkB family carbohydrate kinase: MSDDDLRDRLCDLETDDARRLVALPDGSVDRWYALSGAGGDRLEAADAFADQLAAGGRSFSLEPIDARPGGQAVNAARQIHALGEAATLVGHLEHPVLSGFPFETHSMGTPATVRVVDFGADELQFSEPGPAENWGLGDLLAVVDWDRIVGADALCCTNWVSVRGLTAVFDRLASDPPEAALPVIVDPGPIDAVDPAALEDLFDALSRADSADAPLAAFLSVNPTELAAAAAAIGVSDDGADDSEGPTAGSSRERTRDRTAALRSAIDVTGVVSHGSDAAVGATRDGVVAVEMLDLDEPERTTGAGDRFSAGLACGLARDWPLETALALGNACAARFVGTGETADPAAVRSLLEQSD, translated from the coding sequence GTGAGCGACGACGACCTCCGCGACCGCCTCTGTGACCTCGAGACCGACGACGCGCGCCGTCTCGTCGCGCTGCCCGACGGGAGCGTCGACCGCTGGTACGCGCTCTCGGGGGCGGGCGGTGACCGCCTCGAGGCGGCCGACGCGTTCGCCGATCAGCTCGCAGCGGGCGGCCGCTCGTTCTCGCTCGAACCGATCGACGCGCGGCCGGGCGGCCAGGCCGTCAACGCGGCCAGGCAAATTCACGCGCTCGGCGAGGCGGCGACGCTCGTCGGCCACCTCGAGCATCCGGTGCTGTCCGGGTTCCCCTTCGAAACGCACTCGATGGGGACGCCGGCGACGGTTCGCGTCGTCGACTTCGGAGCGGACGAACTCCAGTTCTCCGAACCGGGACCGGCCGAGAACTGGGGTCTCGGGGACCTGCTCGCGGTCGTCGACTGGGATCGGATCGTCGGCGCGGACGCGCTGTGCTGTACGAACTGGGTCTCGGTCCGCGGTCTCACGGCCGTCTTCGACCGGTTGGCGTCCGATCCGCCCGAGGCGGCGCTTCCGGTGATCGTCGATCCTGGGCCGATCGACGCCGTCGATCCGGCGGCGCTCGAGGACCTGTTCGACGCGCTGTCGCGGGCCGATTCCGCCGACGCGCCGCTCGCGGCGTTCCTGAGCGTGAATCCGACGGAGCTCGCGGCCGCCGCGGCGGCCATCGGCGTCTCGGACGACGGAGCGGACGACAGCGAGGGCCCGACCGCGGGCTCGTCACGAGAGCGCACTCGAGATCGGACTGCGGCGCTTCGCTCCGCGATCGACGTCACCGGCGTCGTCTCCCACGGGTCCGACGCGGCCGTCGGGGCGACGCGAGACGGTGTCGTCGCAGTCGAGATGCTCGACCTCGACGAACCGGAGCGGACGACGGGCGCCGGCGACCGGTTTTCGGCGGGGCTCGCCTGCGGGCTGGCCCGCGACTGGCCCCTCGAGACGGCGCTCGCGCTCGGGAACGCCTGTGCGGCGCGCTTCGTCGGAACCGGCGAGACTGCCGATCCGGCGGCGGTGCGCTCGCTGCTCGAGCAGTCGGACTAA
- a CDS encoding DHH family phosphoesterase, whose protein sequence is MSYRSVPTDGAVVGAEPLVTESLGDSVRSLEPLVLSLLVLVVVGLVLGGWWVIRWFRRPPGARLQRMLANHDEVTVLMHPNPDPDAMSCAMGVARIADSVDTDATLQYSGEIRHQENRAFRTVLDLDMESVEASSQLDSDAVVLVDHNTPRGFTGAQTVEPIAVVDHHPGNGAGTKFTDVRTDYGAASTIIVEYLNDIGASIADEDGSSGLQVSPELATGLLYGIQSDTNHLTNGCSRAEFDACAALFSGIDEDLLDRIANPQVSDDVLQVKATAITEKRIEGPFAVCDVGDIGNVDAIPQAADELMHLEGVTAVVVYGEHDGTLHLSGRSRDDRVHMGETLRHAISDIPMASAGGHARMGGGQLSVDHMNGIGPSDGISRAEFEERLFSAMAGER, encoded by the coding sequence ATGAGCTATCGGAGCGTCCCGACCGACGGTGCCGTCGTCGGGGCGGAGCCGCTGGTAACCGAGTCGCTCGGCGACTCGGTCCGATCCCTCGAGCCGCTCGTTCTCTCGCTTCTCGTTCTCGTCGTCGTCGGCCTCGTTCTCGGTGGGTGGTGGGTGATTCGCTGGTTCCGTCGACCGCCGGGCGCGCGCCTCCAGCGCATGCTCGCCAATCACGACGAAGTGACGGTGTTGATGCATCCGAACCCCGACCCCGACGCGATGTCGTGTGCGATGGGCGTCGCGCGGATCGCGGACTCGGTCGACACCGACGCGACCCTGCAGTACTCCGGCGAGATCCGTCATCAGGAGAACCGCGCGTTCCGCACCGTCCTCGATCTGGACATGGAATCCGTCGAGGCGAGCTCCCAGCTCGATTCCGACGCGGTGGTGCTGGTCGATCACAACACGCCGCGAGGCTTCACCGGCGCACAGACCGTCGAGCCGATCGCGGTCGTCGACCACCACCCCGGCAACGGGGCCGGGACGAAGTTCACCGACGTGCGGACCGACTACGGCGCGGCGTCGACGATCATCGTCGAGTACCTGAACGACATCGGGGCGTCGATAGCCGACGAGGACGGCTCGAGTGGCCTGCAGGTGTCGCCGGAGCTCGCGACGGGGCTGCTCTACGGCATCCAGTCGGACACGAACCACCTGACCAACGGCTGCTCGCGGGCCGAGTTCGACGCCTGCGCCGCGCTGTTCTCGGGGATCGACGAGGACCTGCTCGACCGGATCGCCAACCCGCAGGTCAGCGACGACGTATTGCAGGTCAAGGCGACGGCGATCACCGAGAAGCGGATCGAGGGTCCCTTCGCCGTCTGCGACGTCGGCGACATCGGGAACGTCGACGCGATTCCCCAGGCCGCGGACGAACTCATGCACCTCGAGGGGGTCACGGCGGTCGTCGTCTACGGCGAACACGACGGGACGCTCCACCTCTCCGGCCGGTCACGCGACGACCGGGTCCACATGGGCGAGACGCTGCGCCACGCCATCAGCGACATTCCGATGGCCAGCGCGGGCGGCCACGCGCGGATGGGCGGCGGCCAGCTCTCGGTCGATCACATGAACGGGATCGGCCCCTCCGACGGGATCAGCCGCGCCGAGTTCGAGGAGCGACTCTTTTCGGCGATGGCGGGCGAACGTTAG
- a CDS encoding SDR family oxidoreductase, whose amino-acid sequence MNVAILGCGHVGIELGRQLAARGHEPIGVRRSAEGVERIEDAGFDGVRADVTDREALTAVPDVDALVFAASSGGRGAEAARDVYVEGLRTAIEAFGERESAPDRLVYTSSTGVHGDHDGDWVDEETPLEPTTEKTEVLVEAERIALELPDEYGFDGTVARYAGLYGPGRYRLERYLDGPVTEGYLNMVHRDDAAGAVRYLLAEDLARGEVVQVVDDEPASKWEFADWLADECGVERPPKQTKAERLADDDVSEAGRRRILTSKRCSNEKLRELGYEFAYPTYREGYRDAIETYRNDFDS is encoded by the coding sequence ATGAACGTTGCAATTCTCGGCTGCGGACACGTCGGTATCGAACTCGGCCGACAGCTCGCGGCGCGAGGGCACGAGCCGATCGGCGTTCGCCGATCCGCGGAGGGAGTCGAACGGATCGAGGACGCCGGCTTCGACGGAGTGCGGGCGGACGTCACCGACCGCGAGGCGCTCACAGCGGTGCCGGACGTCGACGCCCTCGTCTTCGCGGCGAGCAGCGGCGGCCGGGGTGCCGAGGCCGCTCGCGACGTCTACGTGGAGGGGTTACGGACGGCGATAGAGGCGTTCGGCGAGCGCGAGAGCGCGCCCGACAGACTCGTGTACACCTCCTCGACGGGCGTCCACGGCGACCACGACGGCGACTGGGTCGACGAGGAGACGCCGCTCGAGCCCACCACGGAAAAGACCGAGGTGCTCGTCGAGGCCGAGCGGATCGCGCTCGAACTGCCCGACGAGTACGGCTTCGACGGCACCGTCGCGCGCTATGCGGGCCTGTACGGCCCCGGCCGTTATCGGCTCGAGCGCTACCTCGACGGGCCCGTGACGGAGGGGTATCTGAACATGGTCCACCGGGACGACGCCGCCGGTGCGGTCCGGTACCTGCTCGCGGAAGACCTCGCGCGCGGCGAGGTCGTTCAGGTGGTCGACGACGAACCGGCCTCGAAGTGGGAGTTCGCGGACTGGCTGGCCGACGAATGCGGCGTCGAGCGGCCGCCGAAACAAACGAAGGCCGAGCGCCTCGCGGACGACGACGTCTCCGAGGCGGGTCGGCGACGGATCCTGACGAGCAAGCGCTGCTCGAACGAGAAGCTCCGGGAACTCGGCTACGAGTTCGCCTATCCCACGTACCGCGAAGGATACCGCGACGCGATCGAGACCTACCGTAACGACTTCGACAGCTGA
- a CDS encoding molybdopterin-dependent oxidoreductase produces MSDSERSENRRREVDAILDRKPGTASVTDLEDRYRVVGADDRGTYANWLTPVDEHYVCHRNETLEPDADSWSVALTGAVEREGDLGMDAIRDAYPTVAVAHTMECAGNGRGYFEPETGSVQWEYGAVSTAFWTGTPLRSILADHGAATDDDMWLTAVGGDRPEVEGENDLFARSIPMHKILEDCILAYEINGQPLPPEHGYPVRLLVPGWYGVNSVKWVTELRVMEKMVHGPEWTDRDGDDYTRWQQSSYRIHPEGVDPESNATVSTYDTWEQWESDEIDYPYTYDENVKSTIGYPDDGATVSPREDGTIEVVGVAWAGDDDVTTIEVSTDGGENWDDGSFFGPNYDCAWRLFRYLWEPSTGSYTLVSRATDEHGRRQPARISRPGEGSEDFADAADDYPWNEGGYAENAFRPHAVEVTVE; encoded by the coding sequence ATGTCAGATTCGGAGCGAAGCGAGAACCGGCGACGGGAGGTCGACGCCATTCTGGATCGCAAACCCGGCACTGCGTCCGTCACCGACCTCGAGGATCGATATCGGGTCGTCGGCGCCGACGACCGGGGCACCTACGCGAACTGGCTCACGCCCGTCGACGAGCACTACGTCTGTCACCGTAACGAGACGCTCGAGCCCGACGCCGACTCGTGGTCGGTCGCGCTCACCGGCGCGGTCGAGCGCGAGGGCGACCTCGGGATGGACGCGATTCGAGACGCGTATCCCACGGTCGCCGTCGCGCACACGATGGAGTGTGCGGGCAACGGCCGCGGCTACTTCGAGCCCGAAACGGGCAGCGTCCAGTGGGAGTACGGAGCCGTCAGCACCGCGTTCTGGACCGGCACGCCGCTGCGCTCGATCCTCGCCGATCACGGTGCGGCGACCGACGACGACATGTGGCTCACCGCGGTCGGCGGTGACCGCCCCGAGGTCGAGGGCGAGAACGACCTGTTCGCCCGCTCGATTCCGATGCACAAGATCCTCGAGGACTGTATCCTCGCCTACGAGATCAACGGACAGCCGCTGCCGCCCGAACACGGCTACCCGGTCCGGTTGCTCGTTCCCGGCTGGTACGGCGTCAACAGCGTCAAGTGGGTCACCGAACTCCGCGTGATGGAGAAGATGGTCCACGGGCCGGAGTGGACGGACCGCGACGGCGACGACTACACCCGGTGGCAACAGTCCTCCTACCGGATCCACCCCGAGGGCGTCGACCCCGAATCGAACGCGACGGTTTCGACGTACGACACCTGGGAGCAGTGGGAGTCCGACGAGATCGACTATCCGTACACGTACGACGAGAACGTCAAGTCCACCATCGGCTACCCCGACGACGGCGCGACCGTCTCCCCGCGGGAGGACGGCACGATCGAGGTCGTCGGCGTCGCCTGGGCCGGCGACGACGACGTGACGACGATCGAGGTCTCGACCGACGGCGGAGAGAACTGGGACGACGGCTCGTTCTTCGGGCCGAACTACGACTGCGCGTGGCGACTGTTTCGCTACCTGTGGGAGCCGTCGACCGGCTCGTACACCCTCGTCTCCCGAGCGACGGACGAGCACGGCCGCCGCCAGCCCGCCCGAATCTCGCGGCCCGGTGAGGGCAGCGAGGACTTCGCGGACGCGGCCGACGACTATCCGTGGAACGAGGGCGGCTACGCGGAGAACGCGTTCCGTCCCCACGCGGTCGAGGTCACCGTGGAGTGA